The Micromonospora sp. NBC_00421 genome contains a region encoding:
- a CDS encoding serine hydrolase domain-containing protein, with the protein MSIPRRSVLGLGFAAALGLAGCAKNPPTGPAGSWATAVPGDGTQGGQGAAAANRAGAAARGTAPVPASKPRTLTVALQRYLQPTTENPKHPTYAGAVVLAVTDGEPTDHLAVGEALRYDAGPVLLPAAKRVAMRPDSIFDLASLTKVYTAILTLQQVDAGRIDLDAPVVRYLPEFTGTGKSTVTVAMLLAHTSGLPVGAKVTGYATMAERWRAVLTTPLVSGAIPGTVFRYSSVGLMVAGKIVEKVTGLSLDRALKTHLTTPLGLRHTGFNPNTWLGTADRANRLVATDARSSRGLLRGVVHDDVANHLGGIAGHAGIFAPAEEVAVIGQLLLDGGSYGGKRILAEGTVARMLRNANTGLPAVDPDRPNRTSDHGLGVVLNQPWFMGKLARTTTFGHTGFTGTSFLVQPDRRRVLVLLTNRAHPNWSWADPDPARVAVADTFA; encoded by the coding sequence GTGTCGATTCCCCGTCGTTCCGTGCTCGGTCTCGGGTTCGCCGCCGCCCTCGGGTTGGCCGGCTGCGCCAAGAACCCGCCCACCGGGCCGGCCGGCTCCTGGGCCACCGCCGTGCCGGGTGACGGTACGCAGGGCGGCCAGGGTGCTGCGGCGGCCAACCGTGCGGGAGCCGCAGCCCGGGGCACCGCCCCGGTCCCGGCCAGCAAGCCGCGTACCCTCACCGTGGCGCTCCAGCGTTACCTCCAGCCCACCACCGAGAACCCGAAGCATCCGACGTACGCCGGGGCGGTGGTGCTGGCGGTGACCGACGGTGAGCCGACCGACCACCTGGCGGTCGGTGAGGCGCTGCGCTACGACGCCGGGCCGGTGCTGCTGCCCGCGGCGAAACGGGTCGCCATGCGCCCCGACTCGATCTTCGACCTGGCCTCGCTCACCAAGGTCTACACCGCGATCCTCACCCTGCAACAGGTCGACGCCGGCCGGATCGACCTGGACGCGCCGGTGGTGCGCTACCTGCCCGAGTTCACCGGCACCGGCAAGTCCACCGTCACCGTGGCGATGCTGCTGGCCCACACCAGCGGCCTGCCGGTCGGTGCGAAGGTCACCGGTTACGCGACGATGGCCGAGCGGTGGCGCGCGGTGCTGACCACGCCGCTGGTCAGCGGTGCCATTCCGGGCACCGTGTTCCGTTATTCCAGCGTCGGCCTGATGGTGGCCGGGAAGATCGTCGAGAAGGTCACCGGGCTCAGCCTCGACCGGGCCCTGAAGACCCACCTGACCACCCCGTTGGGGCTGCGCCACACCGGGTTCAACCCCAACACCTGGCTCGGCACGGCCGACCGGGCCAACCGGCTGGTCGCCACCGACGCCCGCTCCTCCCGGGGGCTGCTGCGGGGCGTGGTGCACGACGACGTCGCCAACCACCTCGGCGGCATCGCCGGCCACGCCGGCATCTTCGCCCCCGCCGAGGAGGTCGCGGTCATCGGGCAGCTGCTGCTCGACGGCGGCAGCTACGGCGGGAAGCGGATCCTCGCCGAGGGCACCGTCGCCCGGATGCTGCGCAACGCCAACACCGGGCTGCCCGCCGTCGACCCGGACCGGCCGAACCGCACCTCCGACCACGGCCTCGGCGTGGTGCTCAACCAGCCCTGGTTCATGGGCAAGCTCGCCCGCACCACCACCTTCGGGCACACCGGGTTCACCGGCACCTCGTTCCTGGTCCAGCCCGACCGACGCCGGGTGCTGGTGCTGCTCACCAACCGCGCCCACCCGAACTGGAG